Proteins from a single region of Nitratidesulfovibrio sp.:
- a CDS encoding menaquinone biosynthesis protein, translated as MSNPLTTTPSSCARPLRLGRIGYLNVLPIYHPLESGIIPHEYELVAGPPAVLNNMMARGDLHVSANSSVEYAHRPQNYLLVPDLAIGSRGPVQSVLLLSRRPVEDLADQPVLVSAETHTSAALLRLLFRDYYKFPVRYEVGSATGRIASGNPPEAFLAIGDEALRLRNHPEFPYRLDLGEAWRQWTGLPFVFGVWVVSRAAATAGCFVNNPCELLQRARNWGELHMDVILDLTLQGCPLTREELRQYYQGLVFHMGFPEMEGLRLFYHRLAEAGEIPAAPELEFFSM; from the coding sequence ATGAGCAACCCCCTCACCACCACACCGTCGTCATGCGCGCGCCCGCTGCGCCTGGGCCGCATCGGGTACCTGAACGTGCTGCCCATCTACCACCCGCTGGAGTCGGGCATCATCCCGCACGAGTACGAATTGGTGGCCGGGCCGCCTGCGGTGCTGAACAACATGATGGCGCGCGGCGACCTGCACGTGTCGGCCAATTCGTCGGTGGAATACGCGCACAGGCCGCAGAACTACCTGCTGGTGCCGGACCTTGCCATCGGCAGCCGGGGGCCGGTGCAGAGCGTGCTGCTGCTGTCCCGCCGCCCGGTGGAAGACCTGGCCGACCAGCCGGTGCTGGTCAGCGCCGAGACGCACACCTCTGCCGCGCTGCTGCGCCTGCTGTTCCGCGACTACTACAAGTTTCCGGTGCGGTATGAGGTGGGTTCGGCCACCGGACGCATCGCGTCGGGCAACCCGCCGGAGGCGTTCCTGGCCATCGGCGACGAGGCCCTGCGTCTGCGCAATCACCCGGAGTTTCCGTACCGGCTGGACCTTGGCGAGGCATGGCGGCAGTGGACCGGCCTGCCCTTCGTGTTCGGGGTGTGGGTGGTCAGCCGCGCGGCGGCGACAGCGGGATGTTTCGTCAATAACCCGTGCGAACTGTTGCAGCGCGCCCGCAACTGGGGCGAACTGCACATGGACGTGATCCTCGACCTGACCTTGCAGGGCTGCCCCCTGACGCGCGAAGAGCTGCGCCAGTATTATCAGGGGCTGGTCTTCCACATGGGCTTTCCGGAAATGGAAGGGCTGCGCCTGTTCTACCACCGGCTGGCCGAGGCGGGCGAAATACCCGCCGCGCCGGAACTGGAATTCTTCAGCATGTAG
- the hrcA gene encoding heat-inducible transcriptional repressor HrcA, whose translation MPSLGQRETQVLATIIESYIASASPVGSRAVAEHSGLHLSPASMRATMSDLTDLGYLEQPHTSAGRVPTPRAFRLYVDSLLRPLPLGSAERDAIADELSRQELEISGILRRAANLLSGHARQLGMVVAPSEDEARWRSIEFAPAAEGLVLAVLMLEGGLVRTRTVRVDERYGQDELVRFGNYLNEHFRGLSLSEARDRIGHELARAGSRLEEMCVRALALSRRAVEHMGDDRELIVNGTLNMLEHAEFTDVGRMRDLLAAIEERSRLLELLDRTLSERDVRITFCQDVTDGAPDGLRGCSVISAAYGGGTPRGVVSVVGPLRMDYAKIVPVVQCVSRALTELFRERFAAAPSRLP comes from the coding sequence ATGCCCAGCCTCGGACAGCGCGAAACCCAGGTGCTCGCCACCATCATCGAAAGCTACATCGCCTCGGCCTCGCCCGTGGGGTCTCGCGCCGTGGCCGAGCATTCCGGTCTGCACCTTTCCCCGGCCAGCATGCGCGCCACCATGTCCGACCTGACCGACCTTGGCTACCTGGAGCAGCCGCACACGTCTGCGGGAAGGGTGCCGACGCCGCGCGCCTTCCGGTTGTACGTGGACAGCCTGTTGCGGCCATTGCCGCTGGGCAGCGCCGAGCGGGACGCCATCGCTGACGAACTTTCGCGGCAGGAGCTGGAAATTTCCGGCATCCTGCGCCGCGCCGCCAACCTGCTGTCCGGCCATGCCCGGCAACTGGGCATGGTGGTGGCCCCCAGCGAGGACGAGGCCCGCTGGCGCAGCATCGAATTCGCCCCGGCGGCGGAAGGGCTGGTGCTGGCCGTGCTGATGCTGGAAGGTGGCTTGGTGCGCACCCGCACCGTGCGGGTGGATGAACGCTACGGGCAGGACGAACTGGTGCGCTTCGGCAATTATCTCAACGAGCACTTCCGGGGCCTGTCCCTGTCCGAGGCGCGCGACCGCATCGGCCATGAACTGGCCCGCGCGGGCTCGCGGCTGGAAGAGATGTGCGTGCGCGCCCTGGCCCTGTCGCGTCGTGCCGTCGAACACATGGGCGACGACCGCGAACTTATCGTCAACGGCACGCTGAACATGCTGGAGCACGCGGAATTCACCGACGTGGGCCGCATGCGCGACCTGCTGGCCGCCATAGAGGAACGTTCGCGTCTGCTGGAGCTTCTGGACCGCACCCTGTCCGAACGCGACGTGCGCATCACCTTCTGTCAGGACGTGACCGATGGCGCGCCCGACGGGCTGCGCGGATGCAGCGTGATCAGCGCGGCTTACGGCGGCGGCACGCCGCGCGGCGTGGTCAGCGTGGTGGGGCCGTTGCGCATGGACTACGCCAAGATCGTTCCGGTGGTGCAGTGTGTTTCGCGGGCGCTTACCGAACTGTTCCGCGAACGGTTTGCCGCAGCACCTTCCCGGTTGCCGTAA
- a CDS encoding DUF429 domain-containing protein, translating to MHTRHTRTPSPSSHAPPSASPVPVAGPQPARTLPVRVLGLDVTATPGPRKPLTLAVCDLAPGKGTAPDNGMPDMPGAAPVLTLHELRELPTLDDLDRLFGGQLDAGFTGGHVAPDAGWVLGIDAALAQPLELVEQLDWPRDWAGYAALCGAMDRAAFRDLLRGVSAARPAGQKYLYRACCRRAGAASPMNTVRPPVALMFHAVAPRLAAHEVHVPLLRPLPPCPLHNARVALETYPGWLARHLIGRAPYKGGDATDRAARRNIRTDLLRGLAGLAGQLGGTPPDAAAAPVPRTGLPARMPRLTIRWNADHAARMLDDPEADLLDALLCAVLAALSSLRPGYGLPERSAPPHGVTAAQLDVEGWIAGLPPEE from the coding sequence ATGCATACCCGCCATACCCGCACCCCGTCCCCGAGCAGCCACGCCCCGCCATCCGCCAGCCCGGTGCCTGTCGCAGGGCCGCAACCCGCCCGCACCCTGCCCGTGCGGGTACTGGGGCTGGACGTCACCGCCACGCCAGGCCCGCGCAAACCGCTGACCCTGGCGGTGTGCGACCTTGCGCCGGGGAAGGGGACCGCGCCGGATAACGGTATGCCGGACATGCCGGGCGCAGCGCCCGTGCTCACCCTGCACGAACTGCGCGAACTGCCCACGCTGGACGACCTGGACCGGCTGTTCGGCGGGCAGTTGGATGCGGGATTCACGGGGGGGCATGTTGCGCCCGACGCGGGCTGGGTGCTGGGCATCGACGCCGCGCTGGCCCAGCCGCTGGAACTGGTGGAGCAACTGGACTGGCCGCGTGATTGGGCCGGGTATGCCGCGCTGTGCGGCGCCATGGACCGGGCCGCCTTCCGCGACCTGTTGCGCGGCGTGTCCGCCGCCCGGCCCGCCGGGCAGAAGTACCTGTACCGCGCCTGCTGCCGCCGCGCCGGGGCCGCCAGCCCCATGAACACGGTGCGCCCGCCCGTGGCCCTGATGTTCCACGCCGTGGCTCCCCGCCTTGCCGCGCACGAGGTGCACGTGCCCCTCCTGCGGCCCCTGCCGCCCTGCCCGTTGCACAACGCCCGCGTGGCGCTGGAAACCTACCCCGGCTGGCTGGCCCGCCACCTGATCGGCCGCGCCCCCTACAAGGGCGGCGACGCAACGGACCGGGCCGCCCGGCGCAATATCCGCACGGACCTGCTCCGGGGCCTTGCGGGGCTGGCCGGACAGCTTGGCGGAACGCCACCTGATGCGGCTGCCGCCCCGGTGCCCCGCACCGGCCTGCCCGCCCGCATGCCACGCCTGACCATCCGCTGGAACGCGGACCATGCCGCCCGCATGCTGGACGACCCGGAAGCGGACCTGCTGGACGCCCTGCTTTGCGCCGTGCTGGCTGCGCTTTCCTCCCTGCGCCCCGGCTACGGCCTGCCGGAACGGTCGGCCCCGCCGCACGGCGTCACTGCCGCGCAACTGGACGTGGAAGGCTGGATCGCCGGGCTGCCGCCAGAAGAATAG
- a CDS encoding ABC transporter substrate-binding protein: MAALVLLGVVCLGRHALAGDAALPAPASQPWHEVEAAARGTTVRFHMYGGMATANRYVDGFVAPELARRHGITLVRAPMDAPVFVNRLLAEKSAGRATGSMDLLWINGENFRNARLGGVLWGPYAPALPNMALTDPVQSATDFGYPVDGYESPYGRAQLVLEYDSARTPEPPRTVAQLGEWVKAHPGRFTYPQPPDFTGSAFIRQAFYALTGGHAQYMRPLDKDLLGRNAPALWAWLRDLAPHLWQAGRAYPRDAAALDGLFARGEVDFSVSYHPAHAQALIDDGTYPATVRTVALDDGAIFNTHFVAIPFNAPNKAGAMVVANFLLSPDAQLAKMDPAWWGDFPAIEVGRLPEEWRARFAALKMGEATLPPDVLARRAVPEIPADWLEALERGWDAEVLRK, translated from the coding sequence ATGGCAGCGCTAGTGCTGCTGGGGGTGGTGTGCCTGGGGCGGCACGCCCTGGCCGGAGACGCGGCCCTGCCCGCCCCCGCATCGCAACCGTGGCACGAGGTGGAGGCCGCCGCGCGCGGCACCACGGTGCGCTTTCACATGTACGGCGGCATGGCCACGGCCAACCGATACGTGGACGGGTTCGTGGCGCCGGAACTGGCGCGCCGCCACGGCATTACCCTGGTGCGGGCGCCCATGGACGCCCCGGTGTTCGTCAACCGGCTGCTGGCGGAAAAATCGGCGGGCCGCGCCACCGGCAGCATGGACCTGCTGTGGATCAACGGCGAGAACTTTCGCAACGCCCGGCTGGGCGGCGTGTTGTGGGGGCCGTATGCCCCGGCCCTGCCCAACATGGCCCTGACCGACCCGGTGCAGAGTGCCACCGACTTCGGCTATCCCGTGGACGGCTATGAATCGCCCTACGGCCGCGCGCAACTGGTGCTGGAATACGATAGCGCACGCACCCCCGAGCCGCCGCGTACCGTGGCTCAACTGGGCGAGTGGGTGAAAGCCCACCCTGGCCGGTTCACCTATCCCCAACCGCCTGATTTCACCGGGTCGGCCTTCATCCGTCAGGCGTTCTACGCCCTTACCGGGGGGCACGCGCAGTACATGCGCCCGCTGGACAAGGATCTGCTGGGCCGCAATGCCCCGGCCCTGTGGGCCTGGCTGCGCGATCTGGCCCCGCACCTGTGGCAGGCCGGGCGCGCCTATCCGCGCGATGCCGCCGCGCTGGACGGGCTGTTCGCGCGGGGCGAGGTGGATTTTTCCGTCTCGTACCACCCGGCGCACGCCCAGGCGCTGATCGACGATGGCACCTACCCGGCCACGGTGCGCACCGTGGCATTGGACGACGGGGCCATCTTCAACACCCATTTCGTGGCCATACCGTTCAACGCGCCCAACAAGGCGGGGGCCATGGTTGTCGCCAACTTCCTGCTGTCGCCGGATGCGCAACTGGCCAAGATGGACCCGGCCTGGTGGGGCGATTTTCCGGCCATCGAGGTGGGGCGGCTGCCCGAAGAGTGGCGCGCGCGCTTTGCCGCCTTGAAGATGGGCGAGGCAACCCTGCCGCCCGACGTGCTGGCCCGGCGGGCCGTGCCCGAGATCCCCGCCGACTGGCTGGAGGCGCTGGAGCGTGGCTGGGATGCCGAGGTGCTGCGCAAGTAG
- the mqnE gene encoding aminofutalosine synthase MqnE produces MLDAAHYARLGLGTAFEKVMEGTRLSPEEGLALFNCPDITAVGALAHHARTRLHGDRTYYVLNRHVNYTNICVNGCLFCAFQRERGQAGSFALTPDDILHRVLDDRGTPFSEVHIVGGCHPDLNLAWFEDVIRRIRAARPQSIVKAFTGVEIAHFAAMEGISTLDVLRRLRDAGLAMMPGGGAEIFAPEVRTRICPRKATSDEWLRVAGEAHSLGIRTNCSMLYGHIETFEHRVDHLCRLREQQDRSGGFTCFIPLPFLTENSLLKLPPERVGEHVGLDRLRTVAVSRLMLDNIPHVKAYWVMMGVKMAQTALYFGADDMDGTIVEERIGHDAGADSAQSLTVPELELMIRRAGFTPVRRDSHFNPVADPDAILHDTGHGPECAAGHAATPEVRA; encoded by the coding sequence ATGCTCGACGCTGCCCATTACGCCCGCCTGGGCCTTGGGACCGCCTTCGAAAAGGTGATGGAAGGCACGCGCCTTTCGCCCGAAGAGGGCCTGGCGCTGTTCAACTGCCCGGACATCACCGCCGTGGGAGCGCTGGCCCACCACGCGCGTACCCGCCTGCACGGCGACAGAACCTATTACGTGCTCAACCGGCACGTCAATTACACCAACATCTGCGTCAACGGCTGCCTGTTCTGCGCCTTTCAGCGCGAACGCGGGCAGGCCGGTTCCTTCGCCCTGACGCCCGACGACATCCTGCACCGCGTGCTGGATGACCGGGGCACCCCGTTCTCCGAGGTGCACATCGTGGGCGGCTGCCATCCGGACCTGAATCTGGCGTGGTTCGAGGACGTCATCCGCCGCATCCGTGCCGCACGCCCCCAGAGCATCGTCAAGGCGTTCACGGGGGTCGAAATCGCCCACTTCGCCGCCATGGAAGGCATCAGCACGCTGGATGTGCTGCGCCGCCTGCGCGACGCGGGGCTGGCCATGATGCCCGGCGGCGGGGCCGAAATCTTCGCGCCGGAAGTGCGCACCAGAATCTGCCCGCGCAAGGCCACGTCGGACGAATGGCTGCGCGTGGCGGGCGAGGCGCATTCCCTCGGCATCCGCACCAACTGTTCCATGCTCTACGGGCACATCGAAACCTTCGAGCACCGCGTGGACCACCTGTGCCGCCTGCGCGAGCAGCAGGACAGGTCCGGCGGGTTCACCTGCTTCATCCCCCTGCCCTTCCTGACGGAAAACAGCCTGCTCAAGCTGCCGCCCGAACGGGTGGGCGAGCACGTGGGCCTTGACCGACTGCGCACCGTGGCCGTCAGCCGCCTGATGCTGGACAACATCCCCCACGTGAAGGCCTACTGGGTGATGATGGGCGTCAAGATGGCCCAGACCGCCCTGTACTTCGGCGCCGACGACATGGACGGCACCATCGTCGAGGAGCGCATCGGCCACGACGCCGGGGCCGATTCCGCCCAGTCGCTCACCGTGCCGGAACTGGAACTGATGATCCGCCGCGCCGGTTTCACCCCGGTGCGCCGCGACTCGCACTTCAACCCCGTGGCCGACCCGGACGCCATCCTGCATGACACCGGACATGGCCCAGAATGCGCTGCGGGCCACGCCGCCACGCCGGAGGTTCGGGCATGA
- the mqnC gene encoding cyclic dehypoxanthinyl futalosine synthase, with translation MPGGSSLGESADVRAVAAKVLEGARLTRADADLLYAEAGLHTLGHLAHAVRLRKHPQPVVTYVADRNINYSNICVCACRFCAFFRAPGHPEGYVLTREELGKKIEETLALGGTQILLQGGHHPDLPLSFYEGMIGWIRDTYPAIHIHAFSPPEIVFFAELEKITVAEVIARLRAAGLHSIPGGGAEILVDEVRTQVSPNKCSAGRWLGVMEEAHNQGLRTTATMMFGHEEEPRHRLDHLFAVREVQDRTGGFTAFIPWTFQPAHTNIHRDPEPAPAYLRLLALSRLVLDNVDNVQASWVTMGPQVAQLALYFGANDFGSLMIEENVVAAAGVSFSLSRREIHNCIRAAGFTPVQRTMNYTPVSPQPVVDGEI, from the coding sequence ATGCCGGGCGGCTCGTCCCTTGGTGAATCCGCCGACGTACGCGCCGTGGCCGCAAAAGTGCTGGAAGGCGCGCGCCTTACCCGCGCCGACGCCGACCTGCTGTACGCCGAGGCCGGGTTGCATACCCTGGGGCATCTGGCCCACGCCGTGCGCCTGCGCAAGCATCCGCAGCCCGTGGTCACCTACGTGGCCGACCGCAATATCAACTATTCCAACATTTGCGTGTGCGCCTGCCGCTTCTGCGCCTTTTTCCGCGCCCCCGGCCACCCCGAGGGCTACGTGCTGACGCGCGAGGAACTGGGGAAAAAGATCGAGGAAACCCTGGCCCTTGGCGGCACCCAAATCCTGCTGCAAGGCGGCCACCACCCCGACCTGCCCCTGTCGTTCTACGAAGGCATGATCGGCTGGATCCGCGACACCTACCCCGCCATCCACATCCACGCCTTTTCGCCGCCCGAGATCGTCTTTTTCGCGGAACTCGAAAAGATCACCGTGGCCGAGGTCATCGCCCGGCTGCGTGCCGCAGGGCTGCATTCCATCCCCGGCGGGGGCGCGGAAATCCTGGTGGACGAGGTGCGCACGCAGGTTTCGCCCAACAAATGTTCCGCAGGGCGCTGGCTGGGCGTCATGGAAGAAGCCCACAACCAGGGGCTGCGCACCACCGCCACCATGATGTTCGGCCACGAGGAAGAGCCCCGCCACCGCCTGGACCACCTGTTCGCCGTGCGCGAGGTGCAGGACCGCACGGGCGGGTTCACCGCGTTCATCCCGTGGACCTTCCAGCCCGCGCACACCAATATCCACCGCGACCCGGAACCCGCGCCCGCCTACCTGCGCCTGCTGGCCCTGTCGCGGCTGGTGCTGGACAACGTGGACAACGTGCAGGCCTCGTGGGTGACCATGGGGCCGCAGGTGGCCCAACTGGCCCTGTACTTCGGCGCCAACGACTTCGGCTCGCTGATGATCGAGGAAAACGTGGTGGCCGCCGCAGGCGTCAGCTTCAGCCTTTCGCGCCGCGAAATCCACAACTGCATCCGCGCCGCCGGGTTCACCCCCGTGCAACGCACCATGAACTACACCCCCGTGTCACCCCAACCCGTGGTGGATGGGGAGATATAG
- a CDS encoding transporter substrate-binding domain-containing protein, with amino-acid sequence MMLPWGLLPHLSMPVLRMVVVMVLTLLVHPAAGSAAPPVVLCNDEHFPLSYRDDAGRPAGLYPEILREAVRRSGVQLDIRVAPWTRALRALETGEAALGGAFATTRARGQWRVSLPLYLARIVAVLPQDSTVAASRVAELKPYRTCIVEGWNYGPPLDSALADGGWNLDPAPSEALCLRKLEAGRVQVALVGEAGAQRLTDSAVSTRMRTVLVGLELPVHVFWPLTVPDETVRRMDVALRHMNEDGTLGRIVRRVIEP; translated from the coding sequence ATGATGTTGCCATGGGGTTTGCTGCCGCACCTGTCCATGCCGGTCTTGCGCATGGTCGTGGTCATGGTGCTGACGCTGCTGGTGCATCCGGCGGCGGGCAGTGCCGCGCCCCCTGTGGTGTTGTGCAACGACGAGCATTTTCCCCTTTCCTACCGTGACGACGCCGGACGGCCCGCCGGGCTGTACCCGGAAATCCTGCGCGAGGCTGTGCGCCGGTCCGGCGTGCAACTGGACATTCGCGTGGCCCCGTGGACGCGAGCCCTGCGCGCCCTGGAAACGGGCGAGGCGGCCCTGGGCGGTGCCTTTGCCACCACCCGTGCGCGCGGGCAGTGGCGGGTCAGCCTGCCCCTGTACCTTGCGCGCATCGTGGCCGTTTTGCCGCAGGATTCCACGGTTGCCGCCAGCCGCGTGGCCGAGCTGAAGCCGTACCGGACCTGCATCGTGGAAGGGTGGAACTACGGGCCTCCGCTGGACAGTGCCCTTGCGGACGGCGGCTGGAACCTGGACCCCGCGCCCAGCGAGGCGCTGTGCCTGCGCAAGCTGGAGGCGGGCCGGGTGCAGGTGGCGCTGGTGGGCGAGGCTGGCGCCCAGCGCCTGACGGACTCTGCCGTATCGACGCGCATGCGTACGGTCCTTGTGGGGCTGGAACTGCCGGTGCACGTGTTCTGGCCGCTCACCGTGCCGGACGAGACGGTACGCCGCATGGACGTGGCCCTGCGCCACATGAACGAGGACGGTACCCTTGGCCGCATCGTGCGGCGTGTCATCGAGCCGTAA
- a CDS encoding nucleotide exchange factor GrpE has protein sequence MPPSNVFKDNVEISPEAEALRTEANQAAGSGAVVAIDDDCLREQCAARLCPECPERAEADEQRLRALAEMDNFKKRLQREKDDQVRYAAEVVLADLLPTLDNLDLALQYGRGNAACKDMLIGVEMTQKLLLDALKRHGLEPVGEAGEAFSPEIHEAIGAEVRPDLPEDTVCALMQRGYRLKERLLRPAKVTVSRPE, from the coding sequence ATGCCCCCCAGCAATGTGTTCAAGGACAATGTGGAGATCAGCCCCGAGGCCGAGGCCCTGCGTACCGAGGCCAATCAGGCCGCCGGTTCCGGTGCCGTCGTGGCGATTGACGATGACTGCCTGCGCGAACAGTGCGCGGCCCGGCTGTGTCCGGAATGTCCCGAGCGGGCCGAGGCCGACGAGCAACGCCTGCGTGCCCTGGCGGAAATGGACAATTTCAAGAAGCGGTTGCAGCGCGAAAAGGACGACCAGGTGCGCTATGCCGCAGAAGTGGTGCTGGCGGACCTGCTGCCCACCCTGGACAATCTGGACCTGGCCCTGCAATACGGGCGCGGCAACGCGGCCTGCAAGGACATGCTGATCGGCGTGGAAATGACCCAGAAGCTGCTGCTGGACGCGCTGAAGCGCCACGGCCTTGAGCCCGTTGGCGAGGCGGGCGAAGCGTTCAGCCCGGAAATTCACGAGGCCATCGGTGCCGAAGTGCGCCCCGACCTGCCGGAAGACACCGTGTGTGCCCTGATGCAGCGCGGCTACCGGCTGAAGGAACGCCTGCTGCGTCCCGCCAAGGTCACGGTGAGCCGTCCGGAATAG
- a CDS encoding 1,4-dihydroxy-6-naphthoate synthase, producing MSSQSVQSSHAAASAPRTLSLGISPCPNDTYIFHALAKGCIDLPCGFDLFMADVEVLNGRARAGTLDVTKLSLAAMAHVLDEYVLLNAGAALGRGCGPLLVAREPLSPADLAGARVAIPGRMTTANLLLSLHGTLQGPREEMVFDQVMPAVSAGKADCGLVIHEGRFTYGAHGLHCVLDLGQWWESAYGLPLPLGAIAARRDLGEATILAVQDAIRRSLEYANANPAASRGWIREHAQEMSDEVTDSHIRTFVNDFSLDLRDEGRAAIRALLEKAAGISGESGPSGSSGPSGWTGRGLPDLPLFA from the coding sequence ATGTCTTCCCAGTCCGTACAGTCTTCGCATGCCGCTGCATCCGCCCCGCGCACCCTGTCGCTGGGCATTTCCCCCTGCCCCAACGACACCTACATCTTCCATGCCCTGGCCAAGGGCTGCATCGACCTGCCCTGCGGGTTCGACCTGTTCATGGCCGACGTGGAGGTGCTGAACGGCCGCGCCCGCGCGGGCACACTGGACGTGACCAAGCTGTCACTGGCGGCCATGGCCCATGTGCTGGACGAGTATGTGCTGCTCAATGCCGGGGCGGCGCTGGGGCGCGGCTGCGGGCCGCTGCTGGTGGCGCGCGAGCCGCTGTCGCCCGCAGACCTGGCCGGGGCGCGGGTGGCCATTCCGGGCCGCATGACCACGGCCAACCTGCTGCTTTCCCTGCACGGCACGCTGCAAGGCCCGCGCGAGGAAATGGTGTTCGACCAGGTCATGCCCGCCGTGTCCGCAGGCAAGGCCGATTGCGGGCTGGTCATCCACGAGGGGCGCTTCACCTACGGTGCCCATGGCCTGCATTGCGTGCTGGATCTTGGCCAGTGGTGGGAGTCCGCCTACGGGCTGCCCCTGCCGCTGGGAGCCATTGCGGCGCGGCGCGACCTTGGCGAGGCCACCATCCTTGCCGTGCAGGACGCCATCCGGCGCAGCCTGGAATACGCCAACGCCAACCCGGCGGCCTCGCGGGGGTGGATACGCGAGCATGCCCAGGAAATGTCCGACGAGGTCACGGACAGCCACATCCGCACCTTCGTGAACGATTTCAGCCTGGATCTGCGCGACGAGGGCCGCGCCGCCATCCGCGCGCTGCTGGAAAAGGCCGCAGGGATCTCTGGCGAGTCTGGCCCGTCTGGCTCGTCTGGCCCGTCTGGCTGGACCGGGCGGGGCCTGCCCGATCTGCCCCTGTTCGCCTGA
- a CDS encoding DMT family transporter, which produces MSTHRSPCLDAGGLLRVAGGGVLISFSAVFVKLVHVGPSQSAFYRMFFGGLALLCVALARRERLRARPGVWAVMVGAAVLFALDLECWHRGILLIGPGLATIIGNFQVFFIAIAGALLLGEKLSGRHMAAIPLALAGLWLLLGVSPAELLPASTDGGLVVGDSLAGVGYGFATALFYTGFILLLRQSRGMAGMLAPVANMAVISLACAAVSGAGILARGDSFAIADAASGGYLVAYGVLCQGVGWVLLSTGLPRLPASLAGLVMLVQPALSFMWDILLFKRPTDGWGMAGAGIALFAIWLGLSGASGASGGSGGSGARVCRPGEVEGPPDAVPPDTVVSGATAPQGDTGGAERHGGSDRNSGSA; this is translated from the coding sequence ATGAGTACACACCGTTCCCCCTGCCTTGATGCGGGCGGGCTGCTGCGCGTTGCCGGGGGCGGCGTGCTGATCAGCTTTTCCGCCGTGTTCGTGAAGCTGGTGCACGTGGGGCCAAGCCAGTCCGCCTTCTACCGCATGTTCTTCGGCGGGTTGGCCCTGCTGTGCGTGGCCCTGGCCCGGCGCGAACGGCTGCGCGCGCGGCCCGGCGTGTGGGCGGTGATGGTGGGTGCCGCCGTGCTGTTCGCGCTGGACCTGGAATGCTGGCACCGGGGCATCCTGCTCATCGGGCCGGGGTTGGCCACCATCATCGGGAATTTCCAGGTGTTCTTCATCGCCATTGCCGGGGCGTTGCTGCTGGGTGAAAAACTGTCCGGACGGCACATGGCGGCCATTCCGCTGGCCCTGGCCGGGCTGTGGCTGCTGTTGGGCGTCAGCCCGGCGGAACTGCTGCCCGCATCGACGGATGGCGGGCTGGTGGTGGGCGATTCGCTGGCCGGGGTGGGCTACGGCTTTGCCACGGCGCTGTTCTACACCGGGTTCATCCTGCTGCTGCGCCAGTCGCGCGGCATGGCGGGCATGCTCGCCCCGGTGGCCAACATGGCCGTCATTTCGCTGGCCTGTGCGGCGGTAAGCGGCGCGGGCATTCTGGCGCGGGGCGACAGCTTTGCCATCGCCGATGCGGCCAGCGGCGGCTACCTGGTGGCCTACGGCGTGTTGTGCCAGGGCGTGGGCTGGGTGCTGCTGTCCACCGGGTTGCCGCGCCTGCCCGCCTCGCTGGCGGGGCTGGTGATGCTGGTGCAGCCCGCGCTGTCGTTCATGTGGGACATCCTGCTGTTCAAACGGCCCACCGACGGATGGGGCATGGCCGGGGCAGGGATTGCCCTGTTCGCCATCTGGCTGGGCCTGTCGGGCGCATCGGGTGCGTCGGGCGGATCTGGCGGTTCGGGCGCGCGGGTATGCCGTCCGGGCGAGGTGGAGGGGCCTCCTGACGCGGTACCGCCTGATACGGTGGTTTCCGGGGCGACGGCACCGCAAGGGGACACTGGCGGGGCGGAACGCCATGGCGGCTCGGATCGGAATTCTGGCTCCGCATGA
- a CDS encoding TusE/DsrC/DsvC family sulfur relay protein, which yields MAEVTYKGKSFEVDEDGFLLRFDDWSTEWVEFVKESEGIADITPDHQKIIDFLQDYYKKNGIAPMVRILSKNTGFKLKEIYELFPSGPGKGACKMAGLPKPTGCV from the coding sequence ATGGCTGAAGTCACTTACAAGGGCAAGAGCTTCGAAGTCGATGAAGACGGCTTCCTTCTTCGCTTTGATGACTGGAGCACCGAGTGGGTTGAATTCGTGAAGGAATCCGAAGGTATCGCGGACATCACCCCCGATCACCAGAAGATCATCGACTTCCTGCAGGACTACTACAAGAAGAACGGCATCGCCCCGATGGTTCGTATCCTCTCCAAGAACACCGGCTTCAAGCTGAAGGAGATCTACGAACTGTTCCCCTCCGGCCCCGGCAAGGGCGCCTGCAAGATGGCCGGTCTGCCCAAGCCCACCGGCTGCGTGTAG